A DNA window from Streptomyces sp. B21-083 contains the following coding sequences:
- a CDS encoding response regulator transcription factor has translation MTIRVLLADDQALLRGTFRLLIDAQPDMEVVAEASNGREAAQLARAERADIVVMDIRMPEVDGIEATRLIGEDEDMAGVKVLVLTTFEEDELVVEALRAGASGFLGKGIEPAQLLDALRLVAAGEALLSPTATKGLIARVLAHPSPGGLVDPRRLATLTPREREVMTLVATGLSNDQIAERLFVTPVTAKTHANRAMTKLGARDRAQLVVIAYETGLVQAGEPRV, from the coding sequence GTGACGATTCGTGTTCTGCTCGCCGACGACCAGGCACTGCTCCGCGGCACCTTCCGGCTGCTCATCGACGCGCAGCCGGACATGGAGGTCGTCGCCGAGGCCTCCAACGGGCGCGAGGCCGCGCAGCTGGCCCGCGCCGAGCGTGCGGACATCGTGGTGATGGACATCCGGATGCCCGAGGTCGACGGTATCGAGGCCACCCGGCTGATCGGCGAGGACGAGGACATGGCGGGAGTCAAGGTCCTCGTCCTGACCACCTTCGAGGAGGACGAACTCGTCGTCGAGGCGCTCCGGGCGGGCGCGAGCGGCTTCCTGGGCAAGGGCATCGAACCGGCCCAACTCCTCGACGCCCTCCGCCTCGTCGCCGCCGGTGAGGCGCTGCTCTCCCCCACGGCGACCAAGGGCCTCATCGCCCGTGTCCTCGCCCATCCCTCCCCCGGTGGCCTCGTGGACCCGCGGCGGCTGGCCACCCTGACTCCCCGTGAACGCGAGGTGATGACCCTGGTGGCAACCGGCCTGTCCAACGACCAGATCGCCGAACGCCTCTTCGTCACTCCGGTCACCGCGAAGACCCACGCCAACAGGGCGATGACCAAACTGGGCGCCCGTGACCGTGCCCAACTGGTCGTCATCGCCTACGAGACCGGCCTGGTCCAGGCCGGGGAGCCGCGGGTCTGA
- a CDS encoding amidohydrolase family protein yields MDRDDMILISVDDHIIEPPDLFANHLPARYKNDAPRLVHREDGTDIWQFRDARIGNAALNAVAGRPKEEYGMEPQGLDEIRPGCYDVEERVADMNAGGVLAQMNFPSFPGFSARLFATEDSDFSLALVRAYNDWHIDEWCAAHPGRFIPMALPAIWDAELCAQEIRRVAEKGCHSLTFPENPVPLGYPSFHTEYWDPVWRALADSDTVMNLHIGSSGRLAITAPDAPPDVMITLQPINLVQAAADLIWSRVLKEFPRTKIALSEGGTGWVPYFLERIDRTYEMHSTWTLQDFGGKLPSEVFREHFLTCFISDPIGVRLRHDIGIDNICWEADYPHSDSMWPNAPEELHEVLTANAVSDDEINKMTYENAMRWYSFDPFAHVPRDQATVGALRSTAGDHDVSVRSRSHQVIAPAEKLAVYRKKATAALAAAESTGDGR; encoded by the coding sequence ATGGACCGCGACGACATGATCCTCATCAGCGTTGACGACCACATCATCGAACCGCCCGACCTGTTCGCGAACCACCTGCCGGCCCGCTACAAGAACGACGCCCCGCGTCTGGTGCACCGCGAGGACGGCACCGACATCTGGCAGTTCCGGGACGCCCGCATCGGCAACGCCGCGCTCAACGCGGTCGCGGGACGCCCCAAGGAGGAGTACGGCATGGAGCCGCAGGGCCTGGACGAGATACGGCCCGGCTGCTACGACGTCGAGGAACGCGTCGCCGACATGAACGCCGGCGGGGTCCTCGCCCAGATGAACTTCCCCTCCTTCCCCGGCTTCTCCGCCCGCCTGTTCGCCACCGAGGACTCCGACTTCTCCCTCGCCCTGGTACGCGCCTACAACGACTGGCACATCGACGAGTGGTGCGCCGCGCACCCCGGCCGCTTCATCCCGATGGCACTCCCGGCGATCTGGGACGCCGAACTGTGCGCCCAGGAGATACGCCGGGTCGCCGAGAAGGGCTGCCACTCGCTGACCTTCCCCGAGAACCCGGTCCCGCTCGGGTACCCCAGCTTCCACACCGAGTACTGGGACCCGGTGTGGCGGGCGCTCGCCGACAGCGACACGGTGATGAACCTGCACATCGGCTCCTCCGGCCGCCTCGCCATCACCGCGCCCGACGCCCCGCCGGACGTGATGATCACCCTCCAGCCGATCAACCTGGTCCAGGCCGCCGCCGACCTGATCTGGTCGCGCGTCCTGAAGGAGTTCCCCCGCACGAAGATCGCGCTGTCGGAGGGGGGCACCGGCTGGGTCCCGTACTTCCTCGAGCGCATCGACCGCACCTACGAGATGCACTCCACCTGGACGCTGCAGGACTTCGGCGGCAAGCTGCCGTCCGAGGTGTTCCGCGAGCACTTCCTGACCTGCTTCATCAGTGACCCGATCGGGGTACGGCTGCGCCACGACATCGGGATCGACAACATCTGCTGGGAGGCCGACTACCCGCACAGCGACTCGATGTGGCCGAACGCGCCCGAGGAACTCCACGAGGTTCTGACCGCCAACGCCGTGTCCGACGACGAGATCAACAAGATGACGTACGAGAACGCGATGCGCTGGTACTCCTTCGACCCGTTCGCCCACGTCCCCCGCGATCAGGCGACCGTGGGCGCCCTGCGCAGCACCGCGGGGGACCACGACGTGTCCGTCAGGTCGCGCAGCCACCAGGTCATCGCCCCCGCCGAGAAACTCGCCGTCTACCGCAAGAAGGCAACGGCGGCGCTCGCCGCGGCGGAAAGCACGGGAGACGGCCGATAG